The genomic interval CCGACCCGCATGTGGCGATTCGCGAATTGCTGCAAAATGCCCACGATACCTGCCTCGTGCGCCAAGCCGATGATCCCAATGCGCCATTGCCCGAAATTCATGTGCGCTATGACCCCTTTGGTCGCAGCTTAACGATCGAAGATAACGGTGTGGGTATGAATGAGACCGAGGTCGAGCAATTTCTCTCGGTGATTGGGGCCAGCAACACCGATGCTGTGCGTTCGCGGCTTGAGGCCATCGGTGAGCGTAGTTTGGCCGAACGCTTGATCGGGCGCTTTGGCTTGGGCATGCTAGCGGCCTTTATCATCGGCGAACGGATAGAGTTTGTTACCCGTTCGTTTCGCAGCGAAGGCGAGGCCGCAGTTTGGTGGGAATGTAGCGGCGAGCAATCCTACCGCATGGGCCAAACCACCCGCCCTAATGCTGGCACAACCGTCACCGTGGCGATCAAGCCAAGTCAAGTGCATTTACTGCGGGAAGATGAGCTTAGTCGTTTGATACGGCTGTTTGCTGATTTGCTGAGTGTGCCGATTTACCTCGATCCATCGCCACGCCCAGTTAATGTGATGCAAGCGCCATGGCATAGCGGAGCCAGCGAAAGCGAGTATATTCGCTATTTGAATGAACTGTATCCTAGCGAATCGGTTTTGGCGGTGATTCCGCTGAATGTCGAGGAAGATGATGGCGCGTTTAAGCTTGGCGGGGTGCTGTTTATCCCCAAGCAGCCGTATCTGAATGTGCGCGAACATGGCGATTTGATTATCTATGTGCGACGGATGTTTGTCTGTCGTGGCGAGCGCAGTTTGCTGCCAGAGTGGGCCAAATTCGTTAAGGGCGTGGTCGAAAGCCCGAATTTACGCGAAACAACTTCGCGCGAAGCTTTGCGCCGCGATGAATATTTCGAGCGGGTTCAGCGCACGTTGGGCCAAGTAATTTTAAATTATCTTGAACAATTGGCACTCAACGATCAGCGCTTGTTCCGCGAAATTGTCACCCAACACAATCGGGTGATCAAATCGTGGGCGCTAATTTCCGATGAGCTGTTTGCTCGAATCAAAGACATCGTGTTGTTTGAGACTGATGCTGGACGCATGAATTTGCCACGCTATTTTGAGCAATCGCAACTTTCGCGCAGCGGCATCAACAACGACGATGCCCATCAACGCTTGTTATTCTATTTCACTACGCCAGGCGGGATTGGTCAGCATGCTGTGTTGTTTGCGGCCAAAGGCTTACGCGTGATCGATGCGCAATATTTTCCTGATGAGCCATTTTTGCGCCGTTACGCTGAATTAACGCCTAATATTGGCTTGCGGCGCTTGGATGTTGGTGGTGATTTCATTTTCGAAGCTATGCCCAACAAAGATCAGCGTTGGTTGGAGCTTGAGGAGCGTTACGCCGAAATGGGCGTGCAAGCCCAAGTTTCGCAATATTTGCCTGAATCAATTCCAGCAGTGTTGATTTTTTCTGAGAATTCCGAAACCAGCGAACAAGTTGATACCTTGTTGGCCGACCCAAATTTGAGTCCATCGATTAAGCAACTGCTGCAGGCAATGCTTGATGAGCGCAAAGCTCAGCGCAAACATACTGGCAGCAAAGGTATGCTCTATTTAAATGCTCGCAATGCAGTGATTAACCAAGTAGCCCAATTAAACCATTATGCCGACCCGCAAATGCGTGATGTTTTGATTTTTCTCTACAACAATGCGCTGATGTTGAGTGCCCAAGGTGCACAGCGGATCGTCAAGCCTGAGCATGCCAAACAAATTTTCGATGCCAATAATCGGGTTGCTAGCGCCTTGATGAACGCAATTACTGGCACAACCAATGCGGTTGATTTGCCGCCAACCACAGTTGCACCTTACGCTGTGTTGATTAATACCCTTGGCAACAACCAAGTTAACCAGGAATTGCGTTATGTGCTGGAAAGCGCTCCCTTCTTTTTGCGAATCGTTGGCATTGATGCAGCAATCTCGCTGACTGAGCATAGTTTGCAGAGTTTGCAGCAGGCCGCCTGTATTGTGATTGATGCCAGCGAACCGGCTCAGGCTAGTTTGTTGGCTTTGGGAGCGGTTTGGGCGATTGCGCCGCATGTGCCAATTATCGCCTTGCGTTCAGCTGAAACCGAGCCATTGGCGATTCCAGCGATCGATGCAGTGTATGATTTGGGTGTGCGGGACGAGGCCTTGCGACGGGCTTTGCAGGAATTAAATATGGCTCAATCCGAACGTCGCTTAACCGCCGCTGATTTTCTGCGCTACGAATTTGTCAGTGAACGTTTGGCCCAAGCCTTAGCCGAACAATTTAGGAGCATCGATCAATTGCTTCGCGCCGATCCAGCTGAGGTCAGTAATTTGCTGGGAGTTCGTTTAGCGCCCTTGGGCTTGATCGAAGAATTACAACGAGCTTTAGAAGAAGATCGCGGACATTAGATCCGACGGAGCACGACGACGGTCATATCATCTTGGTATTGGCCGTCGCTCCAGCGATTGGCAGCGTTCATAATTTCGCTTACCAACTGCGAGGCCGGACGCTGGCTAAGCATACTGATTAGGTTACGCAAGCGATTCAAGCCAAATAATTCGCGATCATGGTTGGCGGCTTCAACCACACCATCGCTGACAAAAATCAAACTCTCGCCAGCTTGAAGTTCGAGCGCCGATTCGTTGTATTCCGCTTGCGCCACCGCGCCCAAGGGAAAGCCCGTCAAATCAAGATAATCGCATTCGCCGTTTTTTCGCACATGCAACGGCGCAATTAAGCCAGCGTTGCCCAACTGCATATGGCCAGTTTTTGAATCAAGCAAAGCATAGGCCAACCCAGTGTTGATTTTTTGCTGCGCCATACGCCGATAAAACAACGGATTGAGCCGATTAGCCAAACTTAGTTGGTTGGTTGATTGGCCCTCTTGCAAATGCAAATCGATTACGCTCATGGCGATAGCCATGAAAAATGCGCCAACTACGCCCTTGCCCGAAACATCGCCAACCGCAATATACCAACGGCCATCAGGCAAACTGAGCACATTGAAGAAATCGCCACCAACCTCACGGGCTGGTTGAGTAAAACCAGCAATTTCGTAGCCGCTGATCGCTGGTAATTGCTGGGGCAAAAAGCGTTGCTGCACCTCAGCCGCCAGATCAAACTCGCGCTGCAAGCGGGCGCGTTCAGAGCGTTCCTCGACTTGGCGAAAATTCTCTAGCACAACTTCGACTTTGCTGCCCATCGCTTCGACTGTGGCTTGCTCTTGTTTGCTAAACCCGCCAGGCCGATTGTAGAACGCCAACAGACCAATTGGCTTGCCTTCCAAGCGTAACGGCACAGCGAGGGCAGCATCAATTCGTTGGCCAAAACCGACTCGCTGAAAATCGCTGTTGTTTTCGAGGCTGGTTGCTGACCATGGCTCATTGCGCTTCAAAATATAGGCTGCGAGGCTGGTTTGGTAGGCGGCAGTGGCTTGAGCTTCAATCCCCCAACTAGCAGCAATGCGTGCTTGGCCTTGCTCAATCAAAATAATCTCACCGCCTTGAGCATCGATCAGCGTGCCGCCCTCTTGCAAAATCTCGGCGAGCAATTGATCGCGGGGCAGCGAACGGCCAAATAAATCGCCCATGCGGCTCAAAAATTGATAAAGCTCACGCTGGCGACTAAGCCGACCCCAACCGCTGCCCGCAAAATAGGCCAAGACCGGCATCAAAACGAGGGTCACAATAATTTCAACCGTGGGAGCGCCAAACATCCCATATTTAGCCAAGGCGGTAGCAACCAAGGGGGCGAATAGCAGATCGGCCAAAATCGCCACAGCCATGCTGCCCATCAAGCCAAACCCCATCGCAGCCTGAGCGATTGGAATCAAATAGAGGTAGCGTAACGCAGGCGCAGCTGCCCAACGCCCCTCACCAAGGTACATCACAATCGTAATGACCGAGAGCAACAGGCTGATGCTAATCACATCACGATGGCGGCGAGCACGATTCATGCGCGTAAAATTGCACTAAAACTAAACACAATATTGCAAAGGTAGCCTGGCACGACGCTTTGGTAGCGCCGAAACAACAGCGAGGCCGCAATCGAAATCATCGACAAATAAATCACGACCCCAGCCAATTGAATCGGATTTTGCCATTGACTGCGAATGAGGTAAATGCTCAAATTAGCGACGGTGGTAATAGCGGTTGCTTGCCAGAAGTTGAGTTTATACACATTTTGCAGCGAACGCAAGAGCACGCCGCGAAAAAATAATTCTTCGCCCAGCGATTGAAATACCTCGTAGCCCAGCGACCAAAACATATATTGCCACGGCTTAATGCTGAGTCCGACGATCCCGCTAAATCGAATCGTCGAGAAAAAGTGCAGCGAGATGAAAATACCTGCAAGCAAGCCAATCAAGACTTGATCTGGCCATTTGCGTAGGTGCAAGCCATGATTTTGCAATTGCTGATCGCGCTGAGCATACCAAAATAGCAGGATTGGGGGAATAAAAAAGAGGCCAGCCCAATATAAGCGCGGCGAATCGGCCAAGCCAAGCGCCAAAAAATGCTGATTTAGCCCGTGTTTGGCAGCAAGATTAACCGTGATTGCTGCCGCCGCCCATAATCCAAAGACTAAAATGGTGCGGCGTTTGGCCTGCGGCTGGCGAAACCATGCCAACCAACAGAACACCCCGGTAAACACAACCCACGAACCAACCTCCGTTACTACACCTTGGGTTGCTTGGCTGGTAAACGTCGTGCCCCACAAAATCATGGCCAAAGCACAGAGCATCGTTAGTACGATTGCCAAGCCATAACGCCAGGGTGGGCGTTGCAACAACGGGTGTTCTGGCGATTCTAGTTGATGAAAAGCAAGCAGCGACATAGTGCCTCCGTTGGTCGTGAGCGCTATTGTAGCATAGGGGAAAGAACATAGATGTAATGGTTCATTGGGTTGGCAACCAGTGCTCGTTCCCTCACCCCCAGCCCCTCGCCCACGGCGGCGGGCGAGGGGAGACTGTTGGAGCGGTTCCCCCTCGCCTCGCGGGCGGGAGAGGGCGGACAGGTTGGGACTGTCAAGTAGATTGTGTATTTCGCCCCATTACCCCGGAAAGCGTCCGTCAAAGCGAATGGCCAATTGGTTGCGAATCCGTGCCCAGTTTGGCAGCGTGACCCATTTTGCAGTGATATCGCGA from Herpetosiphon gulosus carries:
- a CDS encoding GAF domain-containing SpoIIE family protein phosphatase, which encodes MNRARRHRDVISISLLLSVITIVMYLGEGRWAAAPALRYLYLIPIAQAAMGFGLMGSMAVAILADLLFAPLVATALAKYGMFGAPTVEIIVTLVLMPVLAYFAGSGWGRLSRQRELYQFLSRMGDLFGRSLPRDQLLAEILQEGGTLIDAQGGEIILIEQGQARIAASWGIEAQATAAYQTSLAAYILKRNEPWSATSLENNSDFQRVGFGQRIDAALAVPLRLEGKPIGLLAFYNRPGGFSKQEQATVEAMGSKVEVVLENFRQVEERSERARLQREFDLAAEVQQRFLPQQLPAISGYEIAGFTQPAREVGGDFFNVLSLPDGRWYIAVGDVSGKGVVGAFFMAIAMSVIDLHLQEGQSTNQLSLANRLNPLFYRRMAQQKINTGLAYALLDSKTGHMQLGNAGLIAPLHVRKNGECDYLDLTGFPLGAVAQAEYNESALELQAGESLIFVSDGVVEAANHDRELFGLNRLRNLISMLSQRPASQLVSEIMNAANRWSDGQYQDDMTVVVLRRI
- a CDS encoding ATP-binding protein; translated protein: MQRPHGIRQGQMTINVPGVIRTLGESLYADPHVAIRELLQNAHDTCLVRQADDPNAPLPEIHVRYDPFGRSLTIEDNGVGMNETEVEQFLSVIGASNTDAVRSRLEAIGERSLAERLIGRFGLGMLAAFIIGERIEFVTRSFRSEGEAAVWWECSGEQSYRMGQTTRPNAGTTVTVAIKPSQVHLLREDELSRLIRLFADLLSVPIYLDPSPRPVNVMQAPWHSGASESEYIRYLNELYPSESVLAVIPLNVEEDDGAFKLGGVLFIPKQPYLNVREHGDLIIYVRRMFVCRGERSLLPEWAKFVKGVVESPNLRETTSREALRRDEYFERVQRTLGQVILNYLEQLALNDQRLFREIVTQHNRVIKSWALISDELFARIKDIVLFETDAGRMNLPRYFEQSQLSRSGINNDDAHQRLLFYFTTPGGIGQHAVLFAAKGLRVIDAQYFPDEPFLRRYAELTPNIGLRRLDVGGDFIFEAMPNKDQRWLELEERYAEMGVQAQVSQYLPESIPAVLIFSENSETSEQVDTLLADPNLSPSIKQLLQAMLDERKAQRKHTGSKGMLYLNARNAVINQVAQLNHYADPQMRDVLIFLYNNALMLSAQGAQRIVKPEHAKQIFDANNRVASALMNAITGTTNAVDLPPTTVAPYAVLINTLGNNQVNQELRYVLESAPFFLRIVGIDAAISLTEHSLQSLQQAACIVIDASEPAQASLLALGAVWAIAPHVPIIALRSAETEPLAIPAIDAVYDLGVRDEALRRALQELNMAQSERRLTAADFLRYEFVSERLAQALAEQFRSIDQLLRADPAEVSNLLGVRLAPLGLIEELQRALEEDRGH
- a CDS encoding CPBP family glutamic-type intramembrane protease, with the translated sequence MSLLAFHQLESPEHPLLQRPPWRYGLAIVLTMLCALAMILWGTTFTSQATQGVVTEVGSWVVFTGVFCWLAWFRQPQAKRRTILVFGLWAAAAITVNLAAKHGLNQHFLALGLADSPRLYWAGLFFIPPILLFWYAQRDQQLQNHGLHLRKWPDQVLIGLLAGIFISLHFFSTIRFSGIVGLSIKPWQYMFWSLGYEVFQSLGEELFFRGVLLRSLQNVYKLNFWQATAITTVANLSIYLIRSQWQNPIQLAGVVIYLSMISIAASLLFRRYQSVVPGYLCNIVFSFSAILRA